CTCCATCGCATATACGGCCATGGTGGTATGCAACTGCCATGGAACTACAAGATAAACCAGGTCAATGTCATCTCTCTCGCAAAGTTGCTTCCAGCCCTCTTCTCCGCTGTACTCTCCTATCGCCCTTGGAGCACCCTGTCTTTCAAGAATACCCTGAGCCCTCTCAACCCTTTCCGGAAGGAGGTCACAGAGAGCTACAATCGTAGCATCTTCAATATGAGGCAGACGTCTGGCAGCACCCGTGCCACGATCTCCGAGGCCTATCAGTCCGATACGGACATGCTCTATGGGGTCGCAGGCAAATCCAAGCATGGACTGCTGACCAGCAGGGCGCTCCGGAGTGTTGTAGACAATCTGATGATTCTTGATTTTGTATCCGTACTTGTCGGCGGCCACAGCGCCGAAGGTCAGAAAAATTGTCGCTAAGATAAGCAAGTAACTCTTCATAAACGATGTATTCTATGTTAGTGTTAAACAAATAATGTATCCGTAAATTTACAAAATAATTGCATAATGACAGCAAAAACAATGTGTCAAATCCTCCCTGGACAAAACTTCTTTGTGCAAATCTGATGTGAAGTAAACCCTGAAAGTTTTATAAAAAACTTTCAGGGTTTATGTCATTCGGTCATAAAAAGACAGAACATTTTCTTATAGATATGAAACAAACACGAAAAAAAATGCACGAAAAGCACGAAGCGGATTATCACGCAATATATCAGTTAAACGCGAATAAATACTTATCAGGCATCAAAATGTTTCCTAAATGGTATCAAAATGTATCCAGACGACGACAATCCCAAAATTGGATTCTATTATAAAATTGTATAACTTTCGGAGTGGCAGGGTATTCTGCCACATAAAATTTCGCATTTTAATAACAAAAGTTCTCGAACTACTAATGTAAACCTAAAATGATGAAAGGGAAAAAACAAACTCATCTGTTCGGGTTGCTGGCGCTTCTGCTCCTTATACCTGAAATTTCCTTCGCCCAGAACCTTCGCGTAGAAGGTAAGGTTCTGGATGAAATGGGAGAAGGGTTGATTTCAGCCGGTGTTGTCATTCAAGGGACCTCAACCGGTACCGTCACAGACTTTGACGGTAATTACGTTCTTCCATCAGTGCCAGTCGGCGCCACACTCGAATTCTCTTGTGTGGGTTATGAGACTCAGCAGGTAAAAGTTACCGGTCCACATCTCGACGTAACTTTGGTTCCTGATTCAAAACTGCTTGAAGATGCTGTCGTCGTCGCTTATGGCCAGCAGAAAAAGGTGACCATCACCGGTGCCGTTTCCGCTGTCAGTGGGGAAGGCCTTCTGAAAGCCCCTGTAGCCAATGTAGCCAATGCCCTTCAGGGCCAACTCCCTGGCGTTTCCGCCGTCCAGCCATCAGGTATGCCTGGTGCCGATGAACCGGTCATCCGAATCCGTGGTGTCGGGTCATTGAACAGCGCCGATCCTCTGATTCTGGTCGATGGTGTAGAGCGTTCGTTCTCCCAGCTTGACCCTAATGAAATCGAAAGTATCTCAGTACTTAAGGATGCGTCTGCAACAGCCGTATTCGGTGTTCGTGGAGCTAACGGAGTCATCCTCGTAACCACAAAGCGTGGTTCCGTAGGTAAAGCTTCCGTGACTGCTTCCGCCAGCGCCGCAATCCAGACAATCTCGAAATTCATCGATTTTGCAGACTCATACACATACGGCAAGATGTGGAACTACACCGCCATTACCGATGCTCTTACTGTGGACAAATGGCCGGGAACAGCCAACATCAGCGATTACGAGCCATATTCAAGAGTCGTTCGTTTCAGCCAGTATGTAATGGAGCATTTCCGCACAGGCGACATGCCGACGACTTTCCCGAGCATGAACTGGATCGACTATATCATGAATGATTCAGCATGGCAGGAACAGGCAAACGTCAATGTGAAAGGCGGTACCGAAAGGGTACGTTACTTCGTTTCCGCAGGTTTCCTGAATCAGGATTCCCTGTTCAAGACATTCTCCAGCAACAAGAATGAGACATTCGACTACAAACGACTGAACTATCGTGCCAACCTCGACATAGATATATCCAAGTATAGCCAGTTGTCCATCACCCTTGGAGGCCGTATGTCGAACCGCAACACCATGGGCGGCGGCGAGGGCTTCCTCTTCCGTTATCTCCAGGGTGCGACTCCTTATGCAGGCTGCGGTATCGACTCCGAAGGACGCCATATCGTTTCTGACGCCAATATCGTAGGTCCGTACGACCGTGACGCCCTTTCCAACTACTACAATCTCGGATACACGAATACAAGCAACAACGTGCTCAACTTCGATATCCAGTACAAACTTGACCTCGGTTTCATCACCAAAGGTCTTGATTTCAAGGTAAAGGGATCATATAACTCCGAATATACAGCGTACAAGAACCGCGCAAACGGTTATGGTACCGGAGAAACCTACGTAGCGACCATCGTCGACGGCAAGGAAGTCCTCCGTAAAGAAGGAATCACCTGGCCTCTGCCTTATGGCGAGACGAACCCTATGGATAAGGGTACCGAACGTAACTGGTATGCCGAAGCAAGTTTCGACTATGCCCGCAGATTCGGAAAGCATAACGTAGGCGCTTTGCTGCTTTACAACCAGAGCAAGACATATTATCCTTGGGACGCGGACGGCAACATAAACAAAGATATTCCAAAAGGGTATGTGGGACTTGTAGGACGTGTAACATACGACTACGACACCAAGTACCTTCTCGACCTAAATGTCGGTTATAACGGTTCCGAGAACTTCGCTCCGGGAAAACGTTATGGATTCTTCCCGTCAGTATCCCTTGGATGGATCCCGTCAAGCGAAAAATGGTGGGAGCCTATGAAGAAATATATAGGTTACCTTAAACTGCGCGGATCCTGGGGTCTTGTCGGCAACGATTATACAAACGGTCATCGTTTCCTTTATCTGCCGGGCCGATGGCAATTCTATCAGGGTTCCATGACCGAGAATCCTCAGAACCGCGGAGCCAACTTCGGGACCAGCGGAAACTGGCTGCAGGCTGTCAAGGAGCTTACCACCGGCAACCCTAACGTAACCTGGGAGACCGCAAGGAAGATCAACGTCGGTGTAGATGCCGCCTTCCTCAGAGAGCGCCTGCATGCATATGTGGACTTCTTCTGGGAGGATCGTAAGCATATTCTCGTATCCAACAAAGAAGTTCTTCCTGCAGTCACTTCCCTTCCTTCCAACAGCGTCAACGACGGCCGCGTAAAGAACCACGGTTATGAGATCTCGTTGAACTGGGAAGACAAGATCGGTGCCGTCCGCTATACTATTTCCCCGAACTTCGCGTTCGCCAGGAATAAGGTCATCGAAAAGCTCGAGGTACCAAAACTTTATGATTATCTGAGTGAGACCGGACTTCCGGTAAACCAGCCATTCGGATACGATCTCTTCGAGTTCTATCAGCCTGGCACAGAAGAACGCTACAAAGAGAAATATGGCGTTGACATGCCTGACCACAACCTTCCTCTCAAGTATGGAGACTGCGTCTATGTCGACCTCAACGGCGATGGTGTCATCGACACGAACGACCAGAAGCCTCTCGGCTATACCGACAATCCGGAGATCACTTACTCTGTCAATGCATCCCTCCAGTGGAAAGGCTTTGATTTCTCGATGCTGTGGATCGGTGCTGACCATGTAAGCCGTACTCTTAACGGGTATTTCCGCGACCAGTTCGGTTCCACCAACACTTCAGCCCTCACCCAGTGGGTCGCTGACAACTCCTGGACGGAAGACAATCCTGATGCAATTCTTCCAAGAATTTCCTTCACGAATAAAGGTAACAACAACCTTAACTCCAGAGCATGGATGATCAATTCGAAGTATGTCCGTCTGAAGAACGTGGAGATCGGCTATACCATAAACAAACCTAAGAGCATGCCGTTCTTCAATTACATCCGTGTATTTGTTTCCGGACAGAACCTGTTGACCTTCGCCGACTTCAAGGGAAATGACCCTGAAGCTCCTGGCCAGGGACTCGACTATGGTATACGTTACCCTATGACCCGTGTCATCAACATAGGAGCCCAGGTTAACTTCTAAAAGAATTGTGAATATGAAAAAGATATTGAATTACATACTGGGTCTGGGAATATGTGTCACCGCTCTCTGCATGTCGTCCTGCGTCGACCGCTTTGCCGTCGGTGACGATTTCCTCGAGAAGGCCCCGGGTGTCGACGTAAATATCGACACAGTATTCTCAAGCGCTGAATTTACCAGGAACTTCCTGTGGAGTGCCTATGGTCAGCTCTACTGCACCTATACCTCAGGTAATATGATGAATGGCGCGCCTATCGACGTGCTTTCAGACTCTTATCACTGCTATGTTTCATGGGGTGGTCCTATCCAGAGCTACTACCCTGGACTTCTTACCGAGAATGCGCAGGATACCGATGACGGTAACCTTCAGGGCAAATTCTCCTATTCTACAAAGAACCCGGCTTCCACTGCAGACGGACGTGTCTCAATCTACGAAACCGTGCGTAAATGCTGGCTGCTGATAGAGAATATCGACAGAGTTCCGGATATGTCCGAGGATGAAAAGAGCCGTCTGCGCGGCGAGGCCTATACCATCATGGCCAGCCGTTATTTCGATGCTTTCCGTAACTTCGGAGGCCTTTGCCTTGTCAAGAAGGCTTATGCAGTAGGAGAGCCATTCACAAGTGGCCGTTCTACCGCATGGGAGACTGTCGAATTCATCGATTCACTTATCAACTGCGCAATCATCGAACCTGGCTATATCTGGAATATTCCTAATTCCGACATAGGCCAGTGGTCAGGTCGACTTACAAGAGCGTCTGCGCGTGCACTCCGTGCAAAAGTATGGATGTTCGCGGCATCACCTCTGTTCAACAGTAGTAAACCTTATATGGAATATTCTCCTGACAAGGTTACCGAGTTCACCAACATCGAGCATGTATGGTTCGGCAAGGAAGATCATAGCCTCTGGGACCGCTGTCTGAAAGCATGCAACGATTTCTTCGAAGACAACGCTGCCAACGGCAACTATTACCAGCTTATCCAACCTGAATCCGATGATGAGGGTGGCTACCGTATGGCTTTCCGCCGCGCATACCGTTACCGTAACGACGAGACTCACCATGAGAAGATATTCGATGTCAATCCGACTCAGCTTATGTCAAGTTCCGTAGTTGACGGAAACATCAACAACGGCTGGGGCTGGGGATGGGCCGGCTTCGCCCTCGACTGCTATCGTCAGGGTGGCGCTGTTCCTACCAATGAGCTCGTAGAATGCTTCGGAATGGCCGACGGTACCAACTTCGATGTCAAATACCCTGACATCTATGGTCCTGGGAAGAATCCTGGAGGAGCCGATATCTTCGCCGACCGCGACCCTCGTCTTTACGAGACCGTGCTTGTTCCACGCAGAAATATCCCTACTGACAAGGTCGGAGACTATAATGGATACAATTATGCCGATACCTGGGTCAACGGAGCTATGTACTTCAACAAGGACAACTTTGGTGATATCACCTCCGACGATGCTCATTCCGGCTACAGGAAATTCAAATGGATGCTCGACTATTCTTCGTCCAAGATGGATGACGAGTATATAGGAGTTGCCTATATACGACTTGCCGAGATGTATCTCATCCGTGCGGAAGCCAAGGCAGAAACCGGAGATCTCCAGGGAGCTCTTGCCGACGTAAATATCGTCCGTGCACGTGTAGGTCTCGGTAAAATAGAAGATAAAAACACGGATCTTCATCTTGGATCCAACAAGGAGAACCTTATCGACGAAATTCTCCGCGAACGCAACTGCGAGATTGGCAGCGAGTGTGGCGACCGTATCTATGACATGATACGCCGCAAACGTCAGGACATCTTCACAAAACCTCTCCACGAGATCAAGATCTATCGTCTTGGCAACGACGGCAAGCGTCTTTCTTTGTTCAATCCGGATGGGACTCCTGCTGACCTTAGCTGGGATCCTCAGACTGATTGGCCTAAATTCGAATACGAAAAGCCTGAGATAACCATAGGTCATCGCCGCTGGTGGGATGCAGGTTACTGGACGAACAAATGGTATCTCGACCCGGTATCCCGTGATGAAATTCAGAAGGGATATGGTCTTACACAGAATCCTGGATGGTAATAAACAGAAATTTTCACGATTATGAAATTACGTAATATACTTATATACAGCCTTTTGAGCTTCTGTGCCGCTCCTTTTGCAGCAAACGCTCAGATTCAGTTGAGCGATAAGGAGGCACAGAAAGTGGATTTAGGCTATGGTGTCGAGAGTTCGGAATTTCTAACTACCGCGGCAGCTTACACTATTACCGCCGAGGAACTTGGCCGTACCTCTGCCATAAGCCTGGCCGATGCACTCTATGGCAAATTGCTCGGACTTACTGCAGTCCAGAATACAGGTTTCAAGGGTGAAGAAGGCAAAGGCGCGTCATTCAGCATCCGTGGAGCCCAGACTACAGGCGAGAAGGATATTCTTATTCTTGTCGACGGTGTAGAACGCCCTATTGACCGTCTTACTGTTGAAGAGGTGGAAAGCGTCACTGTCCTCAGAGATGCTGCCGCCGTGGCTCTTTATGGTCATGAAGGTATCAACGGAGTACTCCTTGTCAAGACAAAGAGAGGAATTGCCGAAAGCGGTTTCAAGATCAAGGCGGGAGCTTCCCACAAGATACAGTTCGATCCTCAGACTGCCGACATGGTAAGCGCATATGATTATGCCAAAGCCCTCAATATCGCCCGCACGAACGACGGCGGTGCAGTTGCATACAATGATGCAGAACTCCAGAAATTCGCTGACGGCAGCGACCCGTTCGTTTATCCTGACGTAAACTGGAAGGACGTTGTCTTCAAGAATATCGCCCATGAAACCAACGGATTCGTTTCCATGTATGGCGGATCAGAAA
This portion of the Bacteroidales bacterium WCE2008 genome encodes:
- a CDS encoding Starch-binding associating with outer membrane; amino-acid sequence: MKKILNYILGLGICVTALCMSSCVDRFAVGDDFLEKAPGVDVNIDTVFSSAEFTRNFLWSAYGQLYCTYTSGNMMNGAPIDVLSDSYHCYVSWGGPIQSYYPGLLTENAQDTDDGNLQGKFSYSTKNPASTADGRVSIYETVRKCWLLIENIDRVPDMSEDEKSRLRGEAYTIMASRYFDAFRNFGGLCLVKKAYAVGEPFTSGRSTAWETVEFIDSLINCAIIEPGYIWNIPNSDIGQWSGRLTRASARALRAKVWMFAASPLFNSSKPYMEYSPDKVTEFTNIEHVWFGKEDHSLWDRCLKACNDFFEDNAANGNYYQLIQPESDDEGGYRMAFRRAYRYRNDETHHEKIFDVNPTQLMSSSVVDGNINNGWGWGWAGFALDCYRQGGAVPTNELVECFGMADGTNFDVKYPDIYGPGKNPGGADIFADRDPRLYETVLVPRRNIPTDKVGDYNGYNYADTWVNGAMYFNKDNFGDITSDDAHSGYRKFKWMLDYSSSKMDDEYIGVAYIRLAEMYLIRAEAKAETGDLQGALADVNIVRARVGLGKIEDKNTDLHLGSNKENLIDEILRERNCEIGSECGDRIYDMIRRKRQDIFTKPLHEIKIYRLGNDGKRLSLFNPDGTPADLSWDPQTDWPKFEYEKPEITIGHRRWWDAGYWTNKWYLDPVSRDEIQKGYGLTQNPGW
- a CDS encoding TonB-linked outer membrane protein, SusC/RagA family, producing MMKGKKQTHLFGLLALLLLIPEISFAQNLRVEGKVLDEMGEGLISAGVVIQGTSTGTVTDFDGNYVLPSVPVGATLEFSCVGYETQQVKVTGPHLDVTLVPDSKLLEDAVVVAYGQQKKVTITGAVSAVSGEGLLKAPVANVANALQGQLPGVSAVQPSGMPGADEPVIRIRGVGSLNSADPLILVDGVERSFSQLDPNEIESISVLKDASATAVFGVRGANGVILVTTKRGSVGKASVTASASAAIQTISKFIDFADSYTYGKMWNYTAITDALTVDKWPGTANISDYEPYSRVVRFSQYVMEHFRTGDMPTTFPSMNWIDYIMNDSAWQEQANVNVKGGTERVRYFVSAGFLNQDSLFKTFSSNKNETFDYKRLNYRANLDIDISKYSQLSITLGGRMSNRNTMGGGEGFLFRYLQGATPYAGCGIDSEGRHIVSDANIVGPYDRDALSNYYNLGYTNTSNNVLNFDIQYKLDLGFITKGLDFKVKGSYNSEYTAYKNRANGYGTGETYVATIVDGKEVLRKEGITWPLPYGETNPMDKGTERNWYAEASFDYARRFGKHNVGALLLYNQSKTYYPWDADGNINKDIPKGYVGLVGRVTYDYDTKYLLDLNVGYNGSENFAPGKRYGFFPSVSLGWIPSSEKWWEPMKKYIGYLKLRGSWGLVGNDYTNGHRFLYLPGRWQFYQGSMTENPQNRGANFGTSGNWLQAVKELTTGNPNVTWETARKINVGVDAAFLRERLHAYVDFFWEDRKHILVSNKEVLPAVTSLPSNSVNDGRVKNHGYEISLNWEDKIGAVRYTISPNFAFARNKVIEKLEVPKLYDYLSETGLPVNQPFGYDLFEFYQPGTEERYKEKYGVDMPDHNLPLKYGDCVYVDLNGDGVIDTNDQKPLGYTDNPEITYSVNASLQWKGFDFSMLWIGADHVSRTLNGYFRDQFGSTNTSALTQWVADNSWTEDNPDAILPRISFTNKGNNNLNSRAWMINSKYVRLKNVEIGYTINKPKSMPFFNYIRVFVSGQNLLTFADFKGNDPEAPGQGLDYGIRYPMTRVINIGAQVNF